The following are encoded in a window of Panicum virgatum strain AP13 chromosome 5N, P.virgatum_v5, whole genome shotgun sequence genomic DNA:
- the LOC120672213 gene encoding uncharacterized protein LOC120672213, which translates to MMRRRGLPSFCHGVASTSTVQQLHGKEQPARVGGADAASSSFLAVPPSVVGSCVAETEVSGTGTGGGAGDGGGGPAVTLEEMILQLDLEEEAARKARRAAGYGGEEDDGWCPRRMSCVDGGGAGPADHVLRSARDALSQYPRFSVDGRDAMYRASFSGFYEGMGRDAAAAAAGTYSRPRASACGAGCGALVCSAGGYEMDLERTLRMPATVAGESVVWCKPGVVAKLMGLEAVPVPIRGGLRRRKASGHPAATCGGGGGVRKQRLRRTGQEELALNKEKLFMALHGYDVAGAGARHAGALRSGVGPDVSEMGNDGHGWEFRLRC; encoded by the coding sequence ATGATGCGCCGTCGCGGCCTCCCCAGCTTCTGCCACGGCGTCGCCTCCACGTCCACGGTGCAGCAGCTCCACGGCAAGGAGCAGCCGGcccgcgtcggcggcgcggacgcCGCGTCCTCGTccttcctcgccgtgccgccgtcGGTGGTGGGCTCGTGCGTGGCCGAGACCGAGGTGAGCGGCACGGGAACCGGCGGTGGTGCGGGCGACGGTGGAGGCGGCCCGGCGGTCACGCTGGAGGAGATGATCCTGCAGCTGGacctggaggaggaggcggcgaggaaggcgcggcgcgcggcggggtacggcggggaggaggacgacgggTGGTGCCCGCGCCGGATGTCGtgcgtggacggcggcggcgccggcccggcGGACCACGTGCTCCGGTCGGCGCGGGACGCGCTGAGCCAGTACCCGCGCTTCTCCGTCGACGGCCGGGACGCCATGTACCGCGCGTCGTTCAGCGGGTTCTACGAGGGCAtgggccgcgacgccgccgccgccgccgccggcacctacAGCCGGCCGCGGGCGTCGGCGTGCGGCGCGGGGTGCGGGGCTCTCGTGTGCAGCGCGGGGGGATACGAGATGGACCTGGAGCGGACGCTGCGGATGCCGGCCACGGTCGCCGGGGAGAGCGTCGTGTGGTGCAAGCCCGGCGTGGTGGCCAAGCTCATGGGGCTGGAGGCCGTGCCCGTGCCAATCAGGGGAGGGCTCCGGCGGAGGAAGGCGAGCGGGCATCCGGCCGcgacgtgcggcggcggcggcggcgtcaggaAGCAGAGGCTGAGGAGGACGGGGCAGGAGGAGCTGGCCTTGAACAAGGAGAAGCTCTTCATGGCGCTGCATGGTTACGACGTCGCCGGGGCGGGCGCACGACACGCTGGCGCCCTCCGGTCCGGCGTGGGACCTGATGTCAGTGAGATGGGCAACGACGGCCATGGATGGGAGTTCCGGCTTCGCTGTTGA
- the LOC120672662 gene encoding transcription factor Pur-alpha 1-like isoform X2, with amino-acid sequence MDGGGGGGGGGGVGGGVMVGGGVGPGGGGVGGGGDVELVSKTLQFEHKLFYFDLKENPRGRYLKISEKTSATRSTIIVPVDGVAWFLDLFDYYIRTDERDAFSKELRLQTKVFYFDIGENKRGRFLKVSEASVNRNRSTIIVPAGSSGEEGWEAFRNVLLEINNEASRLYVLPNHPNQQHMEPPERLPGLSDDVGAGFIAGHGSQSASGPEVDVERLVDLPPQEEISGMGMSKVIRADQKRFFFDLGSNNRGHYLRISEVAGADRSSIILPLSGLKQFHEMVGHFVDIMKDRLEGMSSANVRTVEPSQR; translated from the exons atggacggcggcggtggcggaggcggcggcggcggagtcgggGGAGGTGTCATGGTGGGCGGCGGggtcggccccggcggcggcggcgtgggcgggggcggcgacgtcgagctCGTCAGCAAGACGCTGCAGTTCGAGCACAAGCTGTTCTACTTCGATCTGAAGGAGAACCCGCGGGGGAGGTACCTCAAGATCTCCGAGAAGACCTCGGCCACGCGCTCCACCATCATCGTCCCCGTCGACGGCGTCGCCTGGTTCCTCGACCTCTTCGACTACTACATCCGCACCGACGAGCGCGACGCCTTCAGCAAGGAGCTGCGGCTGCAAACCAAG GTGTTCTATTTCGATATCGGGGAGAACAAGAGAGGCCGATTCCTCAAG GTTTCAGAGGCCTCTGTCAACAGAAATCGTAGTACAATAATTGTTCCGGCTGGCAGCTCTGGTGAAGAAGGTTGGGAAGCATTCAGGAATGTGCTATTGGAAATAAATAACGAGGCTTCTCGACTGTATGTCCTACCAAATCATCCAAATCAG CAACACATGGAACCACCAGAACGCCTTCCTGGCCTTTCTGATGATGTGGGTGCCGGATTTATAGCTGGACATGGTAGTCAGTCTGCGTCTGGGCCTGAGGTAGATGTTGAACGCTTGGTTGATCTGCCTCCTCAGGAAGAAATTAGCGGCATGGGAATGTCTAAGGTGATTAGGGCAGATCAGAAGAGGTTCTTCTTTGACTTGGGTAGCAACAACAGGGGCCACTATTTGAGGATTTCTGAG GTGGCTGGAGCTGATCGTTCATCGATAATCTTACCGCTCTCTGGTTTGAAGCAGTTCCATGAAATGGTTGGTCACTTTGTAGATATAATGAAGGACAGGCTCGAAGGAATGAGCAGCGCCAACGTGCGCACTGTCGAGCCCAGCCAGCGATGA
- the LOC120672662 gene encoding transcription factor Pur-alpha 1-like isoform X1, whose product MDGGGGGGGGGGVGGGVMVGGGVGPGGGGVGGGGDVELVSKTLQFEHKLFYFDLKENPRGRYLKISEKTSATRSTIIVPVDGVAWFLDLFDYYIRTDERDAFSKELRLQTKVFYFDIGENKRGRFLKVSEASVNRNRSTIIVPAGSSGEEGWEAFRNVLLEINNEASRLYVLPNHPNQIGQQHMEPPERLPGLSDDVGAGFIAGHGSQSASGPEVDVERLVDLPPQEEISGMGMSKVIRADQKRFFFDLGSNNRGHYLRISEVAGADRSSIILPLSGLKQFHEMVGHFVDIMKDRLEGMSSANVRTVEPSQR is encoded by the exons atggacggcggcggtggcggaggcggcggcggcggagtcgggGGAGGTGTCATGGTGGGCGGCGGggtcggccccggcggcggcggcgtgggcgggggcggcgacgtcgagctCGTCAGCAAGACGCTGCAGTTCGAGCACAAGCTGTTCTACTTCGATCTGAAGGAGAACCCGCGGGGGAGGTACCTCAAGATCTCCGAGAAGACCTCGGCCACGCGCTCCACCATCATCGTCCCCGTCGACGGCGTCGCCTGGTTCCTCGACCTCTTCGACTACTACATCCGCACCGACGAGCGCGACGCCTTCAGCAAGGAGCTGCGGCTGCAAACCAAG GTGTTCTATTTCGATATCGGGGAGAACAAGAGAGGCCGATTCCTCAAG GTTTCAGAGGCCTCTGTCAACAGAAATCGTAGTACAATAATTGTTCCGGCTGGCAGCTCTGGTGAAGAAGGTTGGGAAGCATTCAGGAATGTGCTATTGGAAATAAATAACGAGGCTTCTCGACTGTATGTCCTACCAAATCATCCAAATCAG ATTGGCCAGCAACACATGGAACCACCAGAACGCCTTCCTGGCCTTTCTGATGATGTGGGTGCCGGATTTATAGCTGGACATGGTAGTCAGTCTGCGTCTGGGCCTGAGGTAGATGTTGAACGCTTGGTTGATCTGCCTCCTCAGGAAGAAATTAGCGGCATGGGAATGTCTAAGGTGATTAGGGCAGATCAGAAGAGGTTCTTCTTTGACTTGGGTAGCAACAACAGGGGCCACTATTTGAGGATTTCTGAG GTGGCTGGAGCTGATCGTTCATCGATAATCTTACCGCTCTCTGGTTTGAAGCAGTTCCATGAAATGGTTGGTCACTTTGTAGATATAATGAAGGACAGGCTCGAAGGAATGAGCAGCGCCAACGTGCGCACTGTCGAGCCCAGCCAGCGATGA